Proteins encoded in a region of the Brevundimonas vesicularis genome:
- a CDS encoding NADH-quinone oxidoreductase subunit D — protein sequence MEDRKFTINFGPQHPAAHGVLRLVLELDGEIVERVDPHIGLLHRGTEKLMEARTYLQNVPYLDRLDYVSPMNQEHAFCLAIEKLLGIEVPYRAQLIRVLYSEIGRILSHMLNVTTQAMDVGALTPPLWGFEEREKLMVFYERACGARLHANYFRPGGVHQDLPMDLIDDIGRWCHEFPPALKDIESLVTENRIFKQRNVDIGVVSKQEALEWGFSGVMLRGSNIAWDLRKSQPYECYAELDFDVVVGKNGDCWDRYLVRIEEMKQSVRIMEQCIHKLRNCPGEPVMVEDNKIVPPRRGEMKRSMESLIHHFKLYTEGFKTPEGEVYASVEAPKGEFGIYLVSDGTNKPYRVKISAPGFRSLQAMDWMNRGHQLADVSAILGSLDIVFGEVDR from the coding sequence ATGGAAGATCGCAAGTTCACCATCAACTTCGGTCCGCAACATCCGGCCGCGCACGGCGTGCTGCGCCTGGTGCTGGAGCTGGACGGCGAGATCGTCGAGCGCGTCGATCCGCACATCGGCCTGCTGCACCGCGGCACCGAAAAGCTGATGGAGGCGCGCACCTATCTTCAGAATGTGCCGTATCTGGACCGGTTGGACTACGTCTCGCCGATGAACCAGGAGCACGCCTTCTGCCTGGCCATCGAGAAGCTGCTGGGGATCGAGGTTCCGTATCGGGCGCAGCTGATCCGCGTCCTGTATTCGGAAATCGGCCGCATCCTGTCGCACATGCTGAACGTGACGACCCAGGCCATGGACGTCGGCGCCCTGACGCCGCCGCTCTGGGGCTTCGAGGAACGCGAAAAGCTGATGGTGTTCTACGAGCGCGCTTGCGGCGCCCGTTTGCACGCCAACTACTTCCGTCCCGGCGGCGTCCACCAGGACCTGCCGATGGACCTGATCGACGACATCGGCCGCTGGTGCCACGAGTTCCCGCCGGCGCTGAAGGACATCGAAAGCCTGGTCACCGAGAACCGCATCTTCAAGCAGCGCAACGTCGACATCGGCGTGGTGTCCAAGCAGGAAGCCCTGGAATGGGGCTTCAGCGGCGTGATGCTGCGCGGCTCGAACATCGCCTGGGACCTGCGCAAGTCGCAGCCCTACGAGTGCTATGCCGAGCTCGACTTCGACGTGGTCGTCGGCAAGAACGGCGACTGCTGGGACCGCTATCTGGTGCGCATCGAGGAGATGAAGCAGTCGGTGCGGATCATGGAGCAGTGCATCCACAAGCTGCGCAACTGCCCCGGCGAGCCGGTGATGGTCGAGGACAACAAGATCGTCCCGCCGCGCCGTGGCGAGATGAAGCGCTCGATGGAGTCGCTGATCCACCACTTCAAGCTCTACACCGAGGGCTTCAAGACGCCCGAGGGCGAGGTCTATGCTTCGGTCGAGGCGCCCAAGGGCGAGTTCGGCATCTATCTGGTGTCGGACGGCACCAACAAACCCTATCGCGTGAAGATCTCGGCGCCGGGCTTCCGCTCGCTGCAGGCGATGGACTGGATGAACCGCGGCCACCAGCTGGCCGACGTGTCCGCCATCCTGGGCTCGCTCGACATCGTTTTCGGAGAAGTGGACCGATGA
- a CDS encoding NADH-quinone oxidoreductase subunit C, whose product MTSLAVQAQHEAALTPLGAEMVGALGVEAQVAFGELTLVAPRERIVEVLTTLRDQFGFQQLLDLCGVDYPDRKERFEVVYHLLSMTRNARLRVKVSTDENQPVPSVISAYPAANWFEREAYDMYGMLFSGHPDMRRLLTDYGFEGHPLRKDFPMTGYVEVRYDEEQRRVVYEPVKLTQEFRTFDFLSPWEGAEYPAPVLPGDEKAGGQA is encoded by the coding sequence ATGACCTCTCTGGCTGTTCAAGCGCAACACGAAGCCGCCCTGACGCCGCTGGGCGCCGAGATGGTCGGCGCCTTGGGTGTCGAGGCCCAGGTGGCGTTCGGCGAGCTGACGCTGGTCGCGCCGCGCGAGCGGATCGTCGAGGTGCTGACGACGCTGCGCGATCAATTCGGCTTCCAGCAACTGCTCGATCTGTGCGGCGTGGACTATCCGGATCGCAAGGAGCGGTTCGAGGTGGTCTATCACCTGCTGTCGATGACGCGGAACGCGCGCCTGCGGGTCAAGGTCTCGACCGACGAAAACCAGCCGGTGCCTTCGGTCATCTCGGCCTATCCGGCCGCCAACTGGTTCGAGCGTGAAGCCTACGACATGTACGGCATGCTGTTCTCGGGCCACCCGGACATGCGTCGCCTGCTGACGGACTATGGTTTCGAGGGCCATCCGCTACGCAAGGACTTCCCGATGACAGGCTATGTCGAGGTCCGCTACGACGAGGAACAGCGCCGCGTGGTCTATGAGCCGGTCAAGCTGACCCAAGAGTTCCGCACCTTCGATTTCCTGTCGCCCTGGGAGGGCGCCGAATACCCCGCGCCGGTCCTGCCCGGCGACGAGAAGGCGGGAGGCCAGGCGTAA
- a CDS encoding NuoB/complex I 20 kDa subunit family protein: MEEGSPGMGVVAASKPAGLVSASGAPLVPAGAGARSTVEGYDPKVHDKFFEAVNMELGERGYLVAAADDVINWARTGSLMWMTFGLACCAVEMIQMSMPRFDVERFGMAPRASPRQSDLMIVAGTLTNKMAPAIRKVYDQMPDPRYVVSMGSCANGGGYYHYSYSVVRGCDRVVPVDVYVPGCPPTAEALLYGLLQLQKKIRRTGTIDR; this comes from the coding sequence ATGGAAGAAGGGAGCCCTGGAATGGGAGTAGTCGCCGCTTCCAAGCCCGCAGGCCTGGTGTCTGCATCGGGCGCGCCGCTGGTTCCGGCCGGCGCCGGCGCGCGTTCGACCGTCGAGGGTTATGACCCCAAGGTCCACGACAAGTTCTTCGAGGCCGTGAACATGGAGCTCGGCGAGCGCGGCTATCTGGTCGCTGCCGCCGACGACGTCATCAACTGGGCCCGCACGGGCTCGCTGATGTGGATGACCTTCGGCCTGGCCTGCTGCGCGGTCGAGATGATCCAGATGTCGATGCCGCGCTTCGATGTCGAGCGCTTCGGCATGGCGCCGCGGGCCAGCCCGCGTCAGTCGGACCTGATGATCGTCGCCGGCACCCTGACCAACAAGATGGCCCCGGCCATCCGCAAGGTCTACGACCAGATGCCCGATCCGCGTTATGTCGTGTCGATGGGCAGCTGCGCCAACGGCGGCGGCTACTACCACTATAGTTACAGCGTCGTGCGCGGTTGCGACCGCGTGGTGCCGGTGGACGTCTATGTGCCCGGCTGCCCGCCGACGGCCGAGGCGCTGCTGTACGGCCTGCTGCAACTGCAGAAGAAGATCCGTCGCACGGGGACCATCGACCGATGA
- a CDS encoding NADH-quinone oxidoreductase subunit A: MNAFLLEYLPVLVFAGVAAFIGILFIVLPLLLAPKSPDSEKLSAYECGFNAFDDARMKFDIRFYLVSILFIIFDLEVAFLFPWAVSMFDLSHAGMVFAFWSMMVFLGVLTIGFIYEWKKGALEWE; encoded by the coding sequence ATGAACGCATTCCTTCTCGAATATCTTCCGGTCCTGGTCTTCGCCGGCGTGGCCGCCTTCATCGGCATTCTTTTCATCGTGCTGCCGCTGCTGCTGGCGCCGAAGAGCCCCGATAGCGAGAAGCTGTCGGCCTATGAGTGCGGCTTCAACGCCTTCGATGATGCCCGGATGAAGTTCGACATCCGCTTCTATCTGGTGTCGATCCTGTTCATCATCTTCGACCTGGAAGTCGCCTTCCTGTTCCCGTGGGCGGTGTCGATGTTCGATCTGTCGCACGCCGGCATGGTCTTCGCCTTCTGGTCGATGATGGTCTTCCTGGGCGTGCTGACCATCGGCTTCATCTACGAATGGAAGAAGGGAGCCCTGGAATGGGAGTAG
- a CDS encoding AbgT family transporter yields MSLASRALNAVERIGNRLPDPVFLFLWLIGGLIVLSMVGAGLGWSAVNPVTGDQLVAKSLLSAENLEQLIIGMPRTLADFPPLGIVITIIYGASVAERTGMFATAIRGALLNAPRSILTPVVVITGMVSHHASDASYVVVIPLAAVIFAAAGRHPLAGLAAGFAAVSGGYAGNLFPGASDALILGITEPAARLIDPSYSVNIAGNWFFIVGVVFVFTPIVWFLTDRVIEPRLGVWKPSEGVAAPNASEKQPLTAAEKRGLKFAGLALLGMIALWALLTFIPGSPFVDPAVDPEQKFNPLYKSLVAFFAITFFVTGGVYGAGAGTIQSHRDMVTMMRDGIAQLAPYIVLAFFAAHFVAMFNWSGLGPILAVNAAAGLKTLALPAPLLLICVVFVSCFFDLFIGSASAKWSALAPIVVPMFMLLGISPEMTTAAYRMGDSVTNIATPLMSYFPLILTFAQRWDPRFGLGSLMATMLPYAGAFLVAGLAMVAAWVAFDLPLGPGVGVHYEPPPPAVAAHEPADGGVAGPHSPPQAAMVAPSIAPSR; encoded by the coding sequence ATGAGCCTAGCCAGCCGCGCCCTGAACGCTGTCGAGCGGATCGGCAATCGACTGCCCGATCCCGTCTTCCTGTTCCTGTGGCTGATCGGCGGTCTGATCGTCCTCAGCATGGTCGGCGCCGGCCTGGGCTGGTCCGCCGTCAATCCGGTCACCGGCGATCAACTGGTCGCCAAGAGCCTGCTGTCGGCCGAGAATCTGGAACAATTGATCATCGGCATGCCCCGCACCCTGGCGGACTTCCCGCCTCTCGGCATCGTCATCACCATCATCTATGGCGCTTCGGTCGCCGAACGCACAGGGATGTTCGCGACCGCCATTCGCGGCGCCCTGCTCAACGCTCCGCGTTCCATACTGACGCCCGTCGTCGTGATCACCGGCATGGTGTCCCATCACGCGTCGGACGCCTCCTATGTCGTGGTCATCCCGCTGGCGGCCGTCATCTTCGCCGCAGCGGGCCGACATCCGCTGGCGGGTCTGGCCGCAGGCTTCGCCGCCGTGTCGGGCGGATACGCTGGCAACCTGTTCCCTGGCGCCAGCGACGCCTTGATCCTGGGCATCACTGAGCCGGCCGCCCGCCTGATCGATCCGTCCTATTCAGTGAACATCGCGGGCAACTGGTTCTTCATCGTCGGCGTCGTCTTCGTCTTCACCCCCATCGTCTGGTTCCTGACCGACCGGGTGATCGAGCCGCGCCTCGGCGTCTGGAAGCCGTCAGAGGGCGTCGCCGCACCGAACGCTTCGGAAAAACAGCCCCTGACCGCCGCCGAAAAGCGCGGCCTGAAGTTCGCCGGCCTGGCGCTTCTCGGCATGATCGCGCTTTGGGCCCTGCTAACCTTCATACCGGGCTCGCCGTTCGTCGATCCCGCGGTGGACCCGGAGCAGAAGTTCAATCCGCTCTACAAGTCCCTGGTCGCCTTCTTCGCCATCACATTCTTCGTCACCGGCGGGGTCTATGGGGCCGGAGCCGGCACGATCCAGTCGCACCGCGACATGGTCACGATGATGCGCGACGGCATCGCCCAGCTGGCGCCCTATATCGTGCTGGCCTTCTTCGCCGCCCACTTCGTGGCCATGTTCAACTGGTCGGGCCTGGGGCCCATCCTGGCGGTCAATGCGGCGGCGGGTCTGAAGACCCTGGCCCTGCCCGCCCCGCTGCTGCTGATCTGCGTGGTCTTCGTCTCGTGCTTCTTCGACCTGTTCATCGGCTCGGCCTCGGCCAAGTGGTCGGCCTTGGCGCCCATCGTTGTGCCGATGTTCATGCTGCTGGGCATTTCGCCGGAGATGACGACCGCCGCCTATCGCATGGGCGATTCCGTCACCAACATCGCCACGCCGTTGATGAGCTACTTCCCGCTGATCCTGACCTTCGCCCAGCGCTGGGATCCACGATTCGGTTTGGGATCGCTGATGGCGACCATGCTGCCCTACGCCGGGGCCTTCCTGGTCGCCGGTCTGGCCATGGTTGCGGCCTGGGTCGCCTTCGACCTGCCGCTGGGGCCGGGCGTCGGCGTCCACTACGAGCCGCCGCCTCCCGCCGTGGCGGCCCATGAACCTGCCGACGGCGGCGTCGCGGGGCCGCATAGCCCGCCCCAGGCGGCGATGGTCGCACCGTCCATAGCCCCTTCGCGTTGA
- a CDS encoding glycosyltransferase, translated as MSMTDLDVQESELRLIPGLDVEVAETLRALKAAAMDERPRLVDTTMLYAPRSGGVKRYILSKKAWIEANRPGISHSLIVPGARHKARADGIVQLRATKLPFGDGYRWPSSVKRWSAWVAAMKPSIIEAGDPYTPGQGALEAGQRVGCPVVGFCHSDPAGLAALHFGEWAKKPVEKRWAKLFSQFDRVVSPSRFIARRLEEAGVNNIVIRPLGVEIDTFRPERRDRQWLLKQLGLGDDARLLCFAGRPAKEKNVDVLIEAVQKLGAPYHLVLVGAGAGMPEEDRVISMPYESDPKAVAKIIASCDAFVHANDKEPFGLIVLEAMACGRPVVGVNAGGVAETVDESVGQLAASADADDYAQAVEALFARDIEAIGRAAREKAVSQFAWNRVFEDLCMVYGELTGETAFVNPDTALPLH; from the coding sequence ATGAGCATGACAGACCTCGACGTCCAGGAAAGCGAACTCCGACTGATTCCGGGGCTGGACGTGGAAGTCGCCGAAACGCTGCGGGCCCTAAAGGCGGCGGCGATGGACGAGCGGCCCCGGCTGGTGGACACCACAATGCTCTATGCGCCGCGCTCAGGCGGGGTGAAGCGCTATATCCTGTCCAAGAAGGCATGGATCGAGGCCAATCGGCCGGGGATCAGTCATTCGCTGATCGTCCCCGGCGCGCGTCACAAGGCGCGCGCCGACGGCATCGTGCAACTGCGGGCGACCAAGCTGCCGTTCGGCGACGGCTATCGTTGGCCCAGTTCGGTGAAGCGCTGGAGCGCCTGGGTGGCGGCGATGAAGCCGTCGATCATCGAGGCCGGCGACCCTTACACGCCGGGGCAGGGGGCTTTGGAGGCCGGCCAGCGGGTCGGATGCCCGGTCGTCGGCTTCTGCCACTCTGATCCGGCCGGGCTGGCGGCGTTGCATTTCGGCGAATGGGCCAAGAAGCCGGTGGAGAAGCGCTGGGCGAAGCTGTTTTCACAGTTCGACCGAGTCGTTTCGCCCAGCCGCTTTATCGCGCGGCGCCTTGAAGAGGCCGGTGTGAACAACATCGTCATTCGGCCTTTGGGCGTGGAGATCGACACCTTCCGTCCGGAACGTCGTGACCGGCAGTGGCTGCTGAAACAGCTGGGTCTGGGCGATGACGCGCGGCTGCTGTGCTTCGCCGGTCGTCCAGCCAAGGAAAAGAACGTCGATGTGCTGATCGAGGCGGTCCAGAAGCTGGGCGCCCCCTATCACCTGGTGCTGGTCGGCGCAGGCGCGGGGATGCCCGAGGAAGATCGCGTCATCTCCATGCCCTATGAAAGCGATCCGAAGGCCGTCGCCAAGATCATCGCCAGCTGCGACGCCTTCGTTCACGCCAATGATAAAGAGCCGTTCGGGCTGATTGTGCTGGAGGCCATGGCCTGCGGACGGCCCGTGGTCGGGGTCAATGCGGGCGGCGTCGCCGAGACGGTCGACGAGAGCGTGGGGCAACTGGCCGCCAGCGCGGATGCCGACGACTATGCCCAGGCGGTCGAGGCCCTGTTCGCGCGCGATATCGAAGCGATCGGCCGGGCGGCGCGCGAGAAGGCGGTCAGCCAGTTTGCCTGGAACCGCGTGTTCGAGGACCTGTGCATGGTCTATGGCGAGCTGACGGGCGAAACGGCGTTCGTGAACCCGGATACGGCGCTGCCGCTGCACTGA
- a CDS encoding autotransporter outer membrane beta-barrel domain-containing protein — MRILLATAVAIAPLMVATGSQAEIVISNARTTPIQTSNATGTAADNIRIASGGSVAVTSGAAVTLNSNNTVDLDSGGSITMDKSADGSTGLLVNGGNTGSVIVGGSITVNDTLETADIKDTDGDGDLDGPFATGTGRYGVRVTGASPFTGNILVEGTGAIAVEGNNSYGLSVESALNGKLQSLGTVRVTGNDSAAIRTTGPISGNVDLAGSISALGANATGVSIEGNVGGALKIHSSVVATGYRYTTPPPARPTTGTFDNATTLFLDELDADDLLQGGPAVRVGANVAGGVLLDKALAYSEAGIEGDDDKDGVKNGDEDDDGDGIKNRDDPDRDGDGIPDASETAASITSLGGAPALLIGSTTQAVTLGAVGTGDAAYGLINRGTIIGSGLYSGVESRAVQLGVTGGQAVNVTGGVRNEGGISSTAVDANATGLWIGSGVTAPTINNSGAIQAVASGKQTQSATGILIGAGANVGSLTNTGNLVASFGGNQGSATVIRDQSGSLTQLNNAGSIIGSLTPNTDDTNPVTGKVTAIDVSANTTGVTLRQYGIPAAAGSTATDTDKDGVPDANEPAIVGAIKLGSGADTLNIENGVVNGDIDFGAGADRLNISGGAVVTGAIANSDGLLDINVSKGTLAATQTGATAISNLNIGAEGTLLVNLDPANDRAGGFNVSGNATLATGSTLGVRFSSLIDQPERFNVITAGTLNVGQINQTLLSDNSPYLYVVQGGVAGNTVYVDARRRTASEAGLIPVEASAYDAVYGALGSNEALRNLFLSQTSRDGFIDAYEQMLPDHSGGPLMSLSAGVDAVTRALTGRNAAAAPGETSAWVQEINFYADKDKTDSYGFRSEGFGVAGGVEKGTSLGAIGISAAFTSSDIKDPEAEAEEVLSANLLELGLYWRAQGQYWTTWARAAGGYASFSADRSLVATGVYLNNKSDWHGWTAAVAGGASYERNFGRLNIRPEIYGEYFSLSEGSRSEKGGGDGFDLDIDSRDSHIFSAVAAMNVGYGFGRNGWIRPELRVGYRQNISVDAGETIARFASGGPDFILSPDAIEGGGPILGFRLNFGNELGMLSLTGDAELLEDYVRYSLLLRASFRF; from the coding sequence ATGCGTATTTTGCTTGCGACCGCCGTGGCGATCGCCCCCTTGATGGTCGCCACAGGATCCCAGGCCGAGATCGTCATCTCGAACGCCCGGACCACGCCGATCCAGACGTCCAATGCGACGGGCACGGCCGCCGACAACATCCGCATCGCTAGCGGCGGCAGTGTCGCCGTCACATCGGGCGCGGCGGTGACCCTGAACAGCAACAACACGGTCGATCTGGACAGCGGCGGCTCGATCACGATGGACAAGTCGGCCGACGGCTCGACCGGCCTGTTGGTCAACGGCGGCAACACCGGCTCGGTGATCGTCGGCGGCTCCATCACCGTCAACGACACGCTTGAAACAGCGGACATCAAGGACACGGACGGCGACGGCGATCTGGACGGCCCGTTCGCCACCGGAACTGGCCGCTACGGCGTGCGGGTCACCGGCGCCTCGCCCTTCACCGGCAACATCCTGGTCGAGGGCACGGGCGCGATCGCGGTCGAGGGCAATAACTCCTACGGCCTGTCCGTCGAATCCGCCCTGAACGGCAAGCTTCAGAGCCTGGGAACGGTCCGTGTGACCGGTAACGACAGCGCCGCCATCCGCACCACGGGGCCGATTTCCGGCAATGTCGATCTTGCCGGTTCGATCTCGGCCCTCGGCGCCAATGCGACGGGCGTTTCCATCGAAGGTAACGTCGGCGGCGCACTCAAGATTCACTCTTCCGTGGTGGCCACGGGCTATCGCTACACCACCCCGCCGCCCGCCCGTCCGACGACCGGCACCTTCGACAACGCGACGACCCTGTTCCTGGACGAACTCGACGCAGACGATCTGCTGCAAGGCGGACCGGCCGTGCGCGTCGGCGCCAATGTCGCCGGCGGCGTGCTGCTGGACAAGGCGCTCGCCTATTCCGAGGCCGGCATCGAGGGCGACGACGACAAGGACGGCGTCAAGAACGGCGACGAGGACGATGACGGCGACGGCATCAAGAACCGCGACGATCCGGACCGTGACGGCGACGGCATCCCGGACGCCAGCGAGACAGCCGCCTCCATCACATCGCTGGGCGGCGCGCCTGCTCTGCTGATCGGTTCGACGACACAGGCGGTGACCCTCGGCGCCGTCGGTACAGGCGATGCGGCCTATGGCCTGATCAACCGCGGTACGATCATCGGATCCGGCCTTTACTCCGGCGTGGAGTCGCGCGCCGTGCAACTCGGCGTGACCGGCGGCCAGGCCGTGAATGTTACTGGCGGCGTCCGCAACGAGGGCGGCATCTCGTCCACGGCCGTTGATGCCAACGCCACCGGTCTCTGGATCGGCTCGGGCGTGACCGCTCCCACAATCAACAACTCGGGCGCCATTCAGGCCGTCGCCTCGGGCAAGCAGACCCAGAGCGCGACCGGCATTCTGATTGGTGCAGGCGCCAACGTCGGCTCCCTGACCAACACAGGCAATCTGGTAGCCTCTTTCGGCGGCAATCAGGGTTCGGCCACCGTTATTCGTGACCAGTCCGGCAGCCTGACCCAGCTGAACAACGCCGGTTCGATCATCGGCTCGCTCACCCCTAACACCGACGATACAAATCCTGTCACCGGCAAGGTGACCGCCATCGACGTCTCGGCCAACACGACCGGCGTCACCCTGCGGCAGTACGGCATTCCCGCCGCTGCCGGCAGCACGGCGACGGATACGGACAAGGACGGCGTGCCGGACGCGAACGAACCGGCCATTGTCGGCGCGATCAAGCTGGGATCGGGCGCCGACACCCTCAATATCGAGAACGGCGTCGTCAACGGCGACATCGATTTCGGCGCCGGCGCCGACCGGCTGAACATCAGCGGCGGCGCGGTTGTGACCGGCGCCATCGCCAACAGCGACGGCCTGCTGGACATCAATGTGTCCAAGGGCACCCTGGCCGCCACCCAGACGGGCGCCACGGCGATCTCCAACCTGAACATCGGCGCCGAAGGGACATTGCTGGTCAATCTTGACCCCGCCAACGACCGCGCCGGCGGCTTCAATGTCAGCGGCAATGCGACCCTGGCGACAGGCTCCACTCTGGGCGTCCGCTTCTCGTCGCTGATCGATCAGCCTGAGCGGTTCAACGTCATCACGGCCGGCACGCTGAATGTGGGTCAGATCAACCAGACCCTGCTGTCGGACAACTCGCCCTATCTTTACGTCGTGCAGGGCGGCGTGGCCGGCAACACCGTCTATGTCGACGCGCGTCGCCGTACGGCCTCCGAGGCCGGGTTGATCCCGGTCGAGGCGTCCGCCTACGACGCCGTCTATGGCGCGCTGGGGTCCAATGAGGCCCTGCGCAACCTGTTCCTGTCGCAGACGTCGCGCGACGGCTTCATCGACGCCTACGAGCAGATGCTGCCCGACCACTCCGGCGGACCGCTGATGTCGCTGTCGGCCGGCGTCGATGCGGTCACCCGCGCGCTGACCGGCCGCAACGCCGCCGCTGCGCCGGGTGAAACCAGCGCCTGGGTCCAGGAGATCAACTTCTACGCCGACAAGGACAAGACCGACTCCTACGGTTTCCGGTCCGAAGGCTTCGGCGTCGCCGGCGGCGTCGAAAAGGGCACCAGCCTGGGCGCCATCGGGATCTCGGCCGCCTTCACTTCGTCCGACATCAAGGACCCCGAGGCCGAAGCCGAAGAGGTCCTGTCCGCCAATCTGCTGGAGTTGGGCCTCTACTGGCGCGCTCAGGGTCAATACTGGACGACCTGGGCCCGTGCGGCGGGGGGCTACGCCTCCTTCAGCGCCGATCGCTCGCTGGTCGCCACCGGCGTCTATCTGAACAACAAGTCCGACTGGCATGGCTGGACGGCGGCGGTCGCCGGCGGCGCCTCGTATGAGCGCAACTTCGGCCGCCTGAACATCCGCCCCGAAATCTACGGTGAATATTTCAGCCTGTCGGAAGGCTCGCGCAGCGAGAAGGGCGGCGGCGACGGCTTCGATCTCGACATCGATTCGCGCGACAGCCACATCTTCTCGGCCGTGGCGGCGATGAACGTCGGCTATGGCTTCGGCCGCAACGGCTGGATCCGTCCGGAACTGCGCGTCGGCTATCGTCAGAACATCTCGGTCGACGCTGGCGAAACCATCGCCCGCTTCGCCAGCGGCGGCCCGGACTTCATCCTGTCGCCGGACGCCATCGAAGGCGGCGGACCGATCCTGGGCTTCCGCCTGAACTTCGGCAACGAACTGGGCATGCTGTCGCTGACCGGCGACGCCGAGCTGCTGGAAGACTACGTCCGCTACTCGCTGCTGCTGCGGGCCAGCTTCCGCTTCTGA
- a CDS encoding HU family DNA-binding protein, with translation MTKAELIGRMASAANISRDQAKTALEAFTDGVTESLTRGADVKLIGFGSFVAVDRKAGVARNPQTGAAVARPASRTARFRPGEGLKSALNG, from the coding sequence ATGACCAAGGCGGAACTGATCGGCCGGATGGCCAGCGCGGCGAACATCAGCCGCGACCAGGCCAAGACGGCGCTGGAGGCGTTTACCGACGGCGTGACCGAGTCGCTGACGCGGGGTGCGGATGTGAAGCTGATCGGTTTCGGCAGTTTCGTCGCCGTAGACCGCAAGGCTGGCGTTGCGCGCAATCCGCAGACCGGCGCGGCGGTCGCGCGCCCGGCCTCGCGCACCGCGCGCTTTCGCCCGGGCGAAGGTTTGAAAAGTGCCTTGAACGGTTGA